The genomic segment TATGTTTCAGTTTACGATGGCCAAAGTGATGGCAGTGGTCAGAGGCCACTCttcaataaacaagtaaaaaagaaagaagtttggTTATTGGAGCGTTGCTGTCTGGCTGTCTAGCTGCTGAAAACTCGAGGACGGGGGTTAGGACAGCACAGCAAACAGCAAACTCTGTAAAATGCTGAGATATCCAGAGGTCACTAACATGGTCCATTCCTGAATTctcacaaatcagataaaggtttcAAAATCACAAACAAGGTTTTAGGTATTCTACATTTAGTGTAAATCAGTACATGTTTGAAGAGTCTAATGACTTAAACCAGAGCACATTAAAGATGCCCAAGGTAGTGAAGAATGAGATGGGAtatcctgtttttctgtttcccgAATTGGAAGCTATAATTGAAAGCTAACTTCACTTCTGTTCAATGTTATGTAAATACAGTATGTCTATGCTTGGTGTCACGTTGGGCTACAGTAAACTCTGTCAAAAGAACACATGTCAATGCATTTCATGAATGTTAATGATAGTGCAGTCCTCCATAAACATCTACTCCTAATTCTTTGGTTGATGACTGTTATGTAAATAGAAGCAACATGCAGCACAGTTATAACTTAACATCTTATGTTGCCTTAAGAAatcatttcagagaaaaattCATAGTGATAACTGACACTGAGAAATTTgattaaaacactaaaaacctTTACAAATACCTTAACCATTACCAATAATCACAACCAATAATCACATCAGTGTGTTGAGTTGGGCTAACATGCACTATTATCTAGAAGCCACAGAAATTGATGTTATTATTGGCTTGCAGGCATCCTCGTGTGCCTGTGCAAGATCAACAACATGACAATGAAGCCTCTATTACCGGTTTTAATTAGCAAAGTTATTTTTAGAATTCTTTCCAAGCAACCTAGTGATGCATTTATGCAACTTGACACATTGCTGTCTGTATTAGTCATAATCAGTATGTGAATCTAAACACTTGAGCTGACTGATTCAAGTGTTtacatgaataaaattaatgaaaggTATtaaagagcagagaggagaagattaaataaatcacagccCATCTCTCTCTCGAATGTTAGGTAATGCTCAGGAGGTacaatgctttgcaaaagtctataccccttgaacttttctacatttttgtcttGATAGAACCACAAAGTGGAATGTTCTGCACAGAAGTGTCCCAATTATCGGACAATAAAGTATATTTCTATTCTATGATTTTAGGTGGTGGGCAAACACAAACAAGGTAAAACAGAATTGTAAATCCGAgggaaaaatgatttttaagaATTGATACTTTCAATCACCTTCGATGTAAATATCTGCTGCTTATcttttgctgtgtctgtcagatTTCCACATAAAAAAGCATACATTAAGGCCTattgttctttgcaaaattgttCAAGGTAGGGCATCCACCATGCTTAGGTTTTATAATACTTGTTCACTAATACTctagcaaacctctgaggctGTCATAGAACATTTTGTTAATAGCAAACTGAGGTTAAATAACTGTTTACTATAGGGTCACTTATGGAGGCAGTTGAttgaaaacatatatatttttaggatTATCAAAGAATTGGAGATTAATCTCTAAAGCAATGGTaaccttttagatttttatttttttagtttaaaaacaaaatcaaaaaccaTGTGAATTTACTTTTCTCAACTTCCAAACTATGTGGCAATTTCTGTTGGGCTGCCgtaaaattcttttaaaatgtattaatttggagtcttgggtctaaatggccgttttggtctaattttgaatttacccttatattttcaccataaaaactatttaccttaccttgtttggtatcattattttcagaacatcctaaactttgtgattttacagtgtttgtttcattttgacaaaatttattatcacattggagcaaaaaacacacacagaaacaaaatccgAGTAGaagaaatattgatatttttactataatattcacaaaaatgttgaacaaaccATTTTTACAGCCTAACATGAAAAGTTTTTGGGTAAATTTTAAGAACTTTTGTACAAACttagtaaaaaacaaattactagtcatattttcaccatattgTGGGTAATTTCCCAGGcgttttttttacaactatttacaaaatatgtcaATATCTCCATCACAAATTTTCTCCAACATCACAATGTCTCACCCTCCCCCCCACTTTCAactatttacaatatttgcaaaatgggtgccacaagacaaaacaaattacttgTGCCACTGTGCAAAGCAGTTTCTGTCAATCAGAAGGCACAATGGCACATCACAGCCCTCACATTTCCATTGCGTGTCCTTCCTGACTTTGTTCACCCGGAGGCAGTGTCTGCACTGCAGTCTGCCGTTTCTGGCAATTTGCTGAGCACTAATGGGCACAGGAATGTGTTCAGCTGCCTTTCTCCTTGGAACACCTGCCATGTCCACACTACAAAGCTGACTGGCCATCTCCACATTGAAGTCTTTGTGTGTCATGGGCTTCACTCCTTTGGCTTTGCACAACTCTTGGTGTAGGATGTAGGCATTTGCTGTGGCAATGTCAACCAAATGCATAAGCATAGTCTTGTACCAACGATAAGTTTTCCGTTGTGCAGAGTAATACTGGATGAGTTGATCAGACAGGTCAACCCCACCCATGTATTTATTGTACGCCATGACTGGTGTAGGACATGGAATGTCTTTCACAATCCAGCGTTTCACTTCATTCTTCACCCTCCTTTGCACCGTCTCACCTGAAAACGCAGGATGGATAGTTGAGCAGACAGACACCTCCCGTGTGTCCATCCACTTCACAAAGACCACTGGGCCCTCTCTGATCCATCTCACTGATCCTCTTCCACTTTTTTTAGTGAGAGCACTTGGCCTCCCTTTAGGGCATCCCTTCCTGGATTCCCTATAAGTGCCACAAGCTCCAAACATTTTGCTGGCCAGGTCCTTGAACAGTGTAGGACTGGTATAAAAATTGTCCATGTAAATATGGTAGCCGGTGCCAAGATAAGATGGCTGAATAAGTTTCATTACCATATCATAAGACAGCCCATGCTCACTTGCAGTGTGAGTCTTGCCAGTGTGTAAGCTAAAATTCACAGTGTAGCCACTGCTTGACTCGGCCAACACAAAAAGCTTTATTCCCCATTTAGTTGGCTTGTCTTTCATATACTGGGTCATGCCAGTTTTTGCCTTTGTTGGCACCATCCTTTCGTCAACTGCCAGCTCCCTCTTTAGTTGGTAGTAAGCCTGACAGGCATTGAGGATGTCATCATAAACAGGCCGCAGTCTTGATAATTTGTCGTAGCCTGGTGTTCtcttctttttgtcatttttgacatCCTCCTCAGGATTACTTGGGTGCAAGTTCCACATAATGGTCCTGAACCTGTCCCTTGTCATGACCTTAGCTGGAGTTGGAACagacaaaaaatgattttgtctCCAGTAGTCCTGGACACTTGGTAGTTGCACCAAGGACATATAGATCAATAGACCAAAGAACCTATACAGCTCCTCTGTGTCTAATTCAgcccatttatatttttttccatttgcttgattttttgCAGCATATCTGT from the Xiphophorus maculatus strain JP 163 A chromosome 20, X_maculatus-5.0-male, whole genome shotgun sequence genome contains:
- the LOC111605780 gene encoding piggyBac transposable element-derived protein 4-like, whose amino-acid sequence is MSRYMTAQQALKYMYECEEDKGALPEGSDSEFELDDELGDPSILFREEEEEEEEQEEETPTCSVQLRPTHQRTPWRAQRTRARSRSPLTEAAPETRAGQWNTEEDADAAPVVSRFQPRRTPGPQMDLMSNHSPSELFLLFFAADTVKTICDNTNRYAAKNQANGKKYKWAELDTEELYRFFGLLIYMSLVQLPSVQDYWRQNHFLSVPTPAKVMTRDRFRTIMWNLHPSNPEEDVKNDKKKRTPGYDKLSRLRPVYDDILNACQAYYQLKRELAVDERMVPTKAKTGMTQYMKDKPTKWGIKLFVLAESSSGYTVNFSLHTGKTHTASEHGLSYDMVMKLIQPSYLGTGYHIYMDNFYTSPTLFKDLASKMFGACGTYRESRKGCPKGRPSALTKKSGRGSVRWIREGPVVFVKWMDTREVSVCSTIHPAFSGETVQRRVKNEVKRWIVKDIPCPTPVMAYNKYMGGVDLSDQLIQYYSAQRKTYRWYKTMLMHLVDIATANAYILHQELCKAKGVKPMTHKDFNVEMASQLCSVDMAGVPRRKAAEHIPVPISAQQIARNGRLQCRHCLRVNKVRKDTQWKCEGCDVPLCLLIDRNCFAQWHK